Proteins encoded in a region of the Procambarus clarkii isolate CNS0578487 chromosome 28, FALCON_Pclarkii_2.0, whole genome shotgun sequence genome:
- the LOC138369455 gene encoding formin-2-like → MTTDGVLIFSPPSTDGIFFVTPPSTDGVLIVTPPSTDGVLIVTPPSTDGILIVTPPSTDGILIVTPPSTDGILIVTPPSTDGILIVTPPSTDGILIVTPPSTDGILIVTPPSTDGIFFVTPPSTDGILIVTPPSTDGILIVTPPSTDGILIVTPPSTDGVLIVTPPSTDGVLIVTPPSTDGVLIVTPPLTDGVLIVTPPSTDGVLIVTPPLTDGVLIVTPPLTDGFLIVTPSSTGGVQFSQFP, encoded by the coding sequence ATGACAACAGATGGTGTCCTTATTTTCTCACCTCCCTCAACAGACGGCATTTTCTTTGTTACTCCTCCCTCAACAGATGGTGTTCTCATTGTCACACCTCCCTCAACAGATGGTGTCCTCATTGTCACACCTCCCTCAACAGATGGTATCCTCATTGTCACACCTCCCTCAACAGATGGTATCCTCATTGTCACACCTCCCTCAACAGATGGTATCCTCATTGTCACACCTCCCTCAACAGATGGTATCCTCATTGTCACACCTCCCTCAACAGATGGTATCCTCATTGTCACACCTCCCTCAACAGATGGTATCCTCATTGTCACACCTCCCTCAACAGACGGCATTTTCTTTGTTACTCCTCCCTCAACAGATGGTATTCTCATTGTCACACCTCCCTCAACAGATGGTATTCTCATTGTCACACCTCCCTCAACAGATGGTATTCTCATTGTCACACCTCCCTCAACAGATGGTGTTCTCATTGTCACACCTCCCTCAACAGATGGTGTTCTCATTGTCACACCTCCCTCAACAGATGGTGTCCTCATTGTCACACCTCCTTTAACAGATGGTGTCCTCATTGTCACACCTCCCTCAACAGATGGTGTCCTCATTGTCACACCTCCTTTAACAGATGGTGTCCTCATTGTCACACCTCCTTTAACAGATGGTTTCCTCATTGTCACACCTTCCTCTACAGGTGGTGTCCAATTTTCACAATTCCCTTAA